The genomic DNA GGCtttgttttaataatttcactatgtttttgtttttttttttttgctattgtCTTTGTTGTCATAGCTTATtgtttatgtgtgtgtgtgttttataattattattcctTTTTCTTCTACCCCCACTCAGTTTTAATGCTAATGGTACTTTTTTTCCCTTCCCAAATCAAAAAGATTCTTCATATCAAGTATAATTCCATATATATTGTTCTTGTATTAATATGGggttttttattataaataaaatattagaaattgagGACCCCCAAGAGAGATGGGGAACATGACCATGTGGAAGCTGTTGGGGGCATTCATTCATTGCCATTagtttatgctttattatattaaTTGATTTCTATGGGGATCACCAACATTTTGGGTTTATTTTTATAAACCTGTTCCTTATGGTTccatttatctttaattttatatatattttttggatCTGGCATTGTGATGTAATCTCATGTTCAATATCTttgatatataatatatatgcaatttggCCATTTTATGTACTAACTCATGCAATGTGGAAGAGCAGCAAAAATACAGCTTCTGTATTTCAATCATTCCTTTTAACTGTAACAGACAGTAATATTCAATGATTCAGGGACATTAGCAGATCTGTTAGTTCAGTCAACCAAATTACtgttcaattaattaaaatttctaaagttttaatgagatttttaaaaaaaaaaaaaaattgataccTCTTTCTCTTATTAGTGCCGCAAGATAGTCCTACAACTTGAGCTAATTGTGCTTTAGAGATGGTTTTAATTACTCTATGGGTTTATGAATTGAGTCACTCGTTGGACTCGATTGGGCTCATTTTACTATTTaagaataatttaaaaattattaatatttatatattttataatcttaaataaaaaaatgtcTTATTATTATTAGGAATATACACCCATTCTTGGAACCTTGAGAAGTTTCGTTCACTGAAAAACCCTCAATGACTCAACAAATGCTATCCATATTTGCAGCTGTAATAGATTGGGCAATTTGTGTACATTATGTATATTTTTTTCCAAATCATATAAACATAAATTATGTAACATAATTGTTAACATATATTATGCACAATTTGTTTTCTCATATACTTTTAAAACGAATTTTGTTACCTGAATTTATTCTTTTTTAAACATTCAATAAACTGATCTCGAAAGAAATGAAACACAAAATCTCTTTAATAATAAAACCAAGTTTATTGAATGGTTCCTTAATTCTAAACAAAATCCAAATTTAATGGGTAAAATAAAACCTAGTTATCATAAATGCATTAGAAATTCTATTACACGCATCTACGTATGGAAATTACGTACTTAGAACATAAAGtggtgtttaaaaataacatgcaataaataatgaaatatataataacttattttaattatggaagaacatttttataattttttaaccgAGTTAGTACCTGATTGATTCATGACACTAACTCGATCAGAGCTtgaataatagtatagatatacaattgatggaggtaataaaatatgtataatacaattaaaacataaatattatattgaaataTAGTTTTAGTTTAATGCTAAGATTAATATTTTGTCAATATAAAGAGCataggttcaaataaaattacaagtaaatttttattgatattttaaaataaaaaattaaaatgcccTCAAATAATATACCTTAttttaattgtaaaaaaatatttttataatcttTCTAACTGAATTGATACCCGATTACTAAACCTAAAAACAATCTAATTACTAAACCTAAAAATTAAAACCTAGAGCAAAGAGATGTTTCCTTAAACCAAATGGCCCAACAATCTAAACTCAAAGTTAGAACCCTAATTTGATCTTCACATTCACGGTGAGGGAATTAATAATTAATACTGACGGTAGATATTCCAATTTCAACTAAAAAAGAGTTAGAACCCAAATGGGAATAACTTAACATATTTTAATTAGACTTATTCACATGTCGAGTGGTTTGTTCAATTCGTTTCAAGCTTAGATAATTTCTTTTTAGAATTGAtccaattttaaattaaataattttaaaaatatatttcattaaacttaattacaaaaaatataaatattgatttgaatttttgtaaaatattttattttttaaagagtAATATATAAGGGTTACTTGGCTAGAATCTTGCTTGAAAAATTCTTTAAGACTCTACTCCAAACTAAATATAGATATGTTTTTTAAATTCTCAATATTTGataatcatatttgattttaattatttcGAAACTAAGCTGCCTAAGAttttaaataaagtaaaaattCTCTCAATACTTATTTGATTACAGTAGTAAAATATTTTTACCTTTAAGAAGCAGTAATAAAATATATTGCAATTTTCTAAAATCGGACGTAAATAATACATTGGTCCGAAAAGTAATTAGCtttctataaataaataaaataattattttcataaaattagaattttattttgaaaatagaaattgaaagtttAAAGGAGGAGAAATAGTAATAAAGAAgaaaatgaataataaaaaaagTGGGGGTCTGAGTAAAGAGCTTGCTTAAGTCCAAAGCCAAAACCCCCAAAAAATGAATGATGAAAAATACATCATCGGCCGGCCGCCAACATTAACTTCCGATCAATTTCCCGATAGCTTTCCCCCACTTTTCCTGACTTTCTCTTTATCCAAACAAACCCCATCTCTCTCACCCAAGCTACAAAatcaaaagtaaaaattaaatccTTCTAATGGATTTCAACGAACTAGAAGCAATCGAGGGCCTACGGTGGCCGTGGCATTCATGGCCCACAACAAAACCTGACGCCTCCTCATTAACGATCCCACTCGCCGTCATGTGCACGCCGTTGACGGAGTTCTCGGAGCTCCCAATCCTCCCTTACGACCCTCTCATTTGTTCCAAGTGCGGCGCCGTTTTGAACCCGTACGCGCGCGTCGATTACACCTGCCGTGTCTGGTATTGTTCTTTCTGCTTCTCCAAAAACTCTTTCCCTCGAACTTACTCTTCTTCCCTCGAAGAATCCAACCTCCCCGCCGAACTCTTCCCCAATTACAGCTCCGTTGAATACGCGAGGACCGTTAATCCCGTTACCACACCTATGGGGACATCGCTTTCGTCGTCTTCGTTGTCGTCGATGGCGTCATCGATGGGCGGAGAAGCATGGGGCAGAGGGCCGGCGTTTGTGTTCGTGATCGATATGTGTATGGAAGAAGAGGAGTTGAGAGGGGTTAAGAGTGAGTTGCTGCGCGTGGTGGAACAGTTGCCGGAGAGCGCGTTGGTTGCTTTGGTTACATTTGATGCGATGGTGAATGTGTATGACCTTGGGTTTTCTGAGTGTTCGAGGGTCGTCGTGTTTCATGGTGATCGCGAGCTTTCTTCCCAGCAggtagttaaaaataaaaaacaaaacaaaacaaaaagctCAAAGACCCAATTTTTTTATGCTAGTCTCAAATCGTTTGTTATGGTAATCAATCATGCAATGTGatcaataattatatatattgttaGCTTCTGCAATTATTTTACTGTAATTTGGATGCTAAATTGAAAGTTTGAGTGTATTGGTATGTTGGTAGTGAATGTATTTTGTTAGCAATGGTGAGGACTGTTTGGTTGCTTAGAAAGTACGGAAAAGAATTTCTTTTCCATTAAAAGATGAGAGTGGTGACTGTTTAAGTAGTTAGATTATGTTTAAGAGAGGAGGAGCTGAGTGTATGTGTGAAAGATAACCTAAACTTCTCGAGCTTGTTACCCTGGCAATCAGCCTTTTTTCTGTTTTTTTCTGTTTTGGTACATCTTTAAGTTGTAGTGTGATTTGGATGCATTTCAGATACAAAAGTTTCTTGGAATCGGTGGTAAGAAGCTACAGCAACTTGGGAAGAGTCTGGTTATCCAAAAGCAGAGTTTTCTACTGCCTATATCTGAATGTGAGTTCAGTATAACATCTGCGATCGAGGAGATCCATTCCTTTGCGCAGGTGACACCAGGTCATCGGCCTCAGAGATCAACTGGAGTGGCAATATCTACTGCACTCGGACTTTTGGAAGGATGTTTGGTTAACACAGGGGCCAGGATCATGGTCTTCACTTCCGGACCTGCTACTCGGGGCCCTGGAATTGTTGTTGACTCAGATCGTGCTATTGCTATTAGGAATCATAAGGATCTCATAAATGGTCAGGCACCGTATTATTGGAAATCTAGCAACTTTTATAAGAGATTATCGCAGAGACTATGTGATTCATCCATTGTTCTTGATTTGTTCGCTTGTTCTCTGGATCAATGTGGAGCAGCGGAGCTAAAAGTTCCTGTTGAGAGTTCAGGTGGGTTTATGATTTTAGGGGAGTCTTTTGAATCCGATCAATTCCGAAAATGCATGCGTCATATATTTAGTCGCGATGAAGCAGGGAACTTGAAGATGTATTTCGATGCAACCATCGAGATAGTGACTACTAAAGATGTAAAAATCTGTGGAGCCCTCGGACCTTGCATCTCTCTTCGGAAAACAAATAATTTGGTGAGCGAGAATGAGATCGGGGATGGTGGTACATATATATGGAAGCTGGGTACACTTACTAGTAAAACATGTATTGCTTTCTTCTTCCAAGTAAACTATGAGCATAAACCTCAACCCGGCGCTGCGTTCTTGGTACAGTTCATAACACGCTATAGAGATGGGAACATGGGAATTCGAAGACGGGTGACAACCGCTGCAAGAAGATGGGTTGCAAAGCAGTCACCAGATATTCGTGCCGGGTTTGATCAGGAAGCAGCAACTTCAGTTATGGCCCGACTTGCTATCCATCGAGCAGAAACATGTCAAGCTAGAGATGTTATCAGATGGTTGGACGATAACCTTATTCGTTTTGCTTCCAAGTTTGGAGACTATATACAGGAAGATCCTTCGTCTTTTCGTCTTTCATCGAACTTCTCACTTTACCctcaattcatattctatttaaGAAGGTCCCAATTTCTCGATG from Gossypium arboreum isolate Shixiya-1 chromosome 9, ASM2569848v2, whole genome shotgun sequence includes the following:
- the LOC108474253 gene encoding uncharacterized protein LOC108474253, whose amino-acid sequence is MDFNELEAIEGLRWPWHSWPTTKPDASSLTIPLAVMCTPLTEFSELPILPYDPLICSKCGAVLNPYARVDYTCRVWYCSFCFSKNSFPRTYSSSLEESNLPAELFPNYSSVEYARTVNPVTTPMGTSLSSSSLSSMASSMGGEAWGRGPAFVFVIDMCMEEEELRGVKSELLRVVEQLPESALVALVTFDAMVNVYDLGFSECSRVVVFHGDRELSSQQIQKFLGIGGKKLQQLGKSLVIQKQSFLLPISECEFSITSAIEEIHSFAQVTPGHRPQRSTGVAISTALGLLEGCLVNTGARIMVFTSGPATRGPGIVVDSDRAIAIRNHKDLINGQAPYYWKSSNFYKRLSQRLCDSSIVLDLFACSLDQCGAAELKVPVESSGGFMILGESFESDQFRKCMRHIFSRDEAGNLKMYFDATIEIVTTKDVKICGALGPCISLRKTNNLVSENEIGDGGTYIWKLGTLTSKTCIAFFFQVNYEHKPQPGAAFLVQFITRYRDGNMGIRRRVTTAARRWVAKQSPDIRAGFDQEAATSVMARLAIHRAETCQARDVIRWLDDNLIRFASKFGDYIQEDPSSFRLSSNFSLYPQFIFYLRRSQFLDVFNSTPDETAFFRLMLNREGVTDSIVMIQPTLLQYSFDGPPVPVLLDIRSISPDVILLFDSYFCVVIHYGSKIAQWRKLGYDKDPNHGNLRKLFEAPELDAGQLVAGRVPPPKLIKCDQHSSQARFLLAKLNPSVTQDSTYTDGSDIIFTDDLSLQVFIDHLQALAVQG